The Bacillota bacterium genome contains a region encoding:
- the dinB gene encoding DNA polymerase IV, with amino-acid sequence MNEGAGRSIIHVDMDAFFAAVEQLDNPALRGLPVIVGGSPQARGVVSTASYEARRFGVRSAMPTRQALALCPQAILVRPRIDRYVAFSRQIRRVFHNYTDLVEPLSLDEAFLDVTRAGRLSGRTATAIAAEIKTRIARETGLTASVGVAPNKLLAKLASDLKKPDGFVVLDEAAAERLLPELPVRQLWGIGLRTEEELHRIGVFTVGDLRRVDPALMVRIFGRRAEEVALLARGIDERPVEPRQETKSVGVETTFAHDVRDRERLLAVLGDFAAEVADRLREGHFLARTVTVKVRLADFTNLTRSQTLHEPTDEAGVFAEAAAGLAERAIPGTSPVRLIGLAASNLLRPGDFYQVGLPF; translated from the coding sequence ATGAACGAAGGAGCCGGGCGATCCATCATCCACGTGGACATGGATGCCTTCTTCGCCGCCGTCGAACAGCTGGACAACCCCGCTCTCAGGGGCCTCCCGGTCATCGTCGGGGGGAGCCCTCAGGCCAGGGGGGTGGTCTCGACCGCCTCCTACGAGGCTCGGCGGTTCGGGGTGCGCTCGGCCATGCCCACCCGGCAGGCCCTGGCTCTGTGCCCCCAGGCCATCCTGGTCCGCCCGCGAATCGACCGCTATGTGGCCTTCTCCCGCCAGATCAGACGGGTCTTCCACAACTACACCGACCTGGTCGAGCCCCTGTCGCTAGATGAAGCCTTCCTCGACGTGACCCGGGCCGGCCGACTCAGCGGTCGTACGGCGACGGCCATCGCCGCCGAGATCAAGACCAGGATCGCCCGGGAGACGGGGCTGACCGCCTCGGTCGGGGTCGCCCCGAACAAGCTCCTGGCCAAACTGGCATCAGACCTCAAGAAACCGGACGGCTTCGTCGTCCTGGACGAGGCGGCGGCCGAGCGTCTCCTGCCGGAGCTGCCCGTCAGGCAGCTCTGGGGCATCGGCCTGAGGACCGAGGAAGAATTGCACCGGATCGGAGTCTTCACCGTCGGCGATCTCAGACGGGTGGATCCGGCCCTGATGGTCCGGATATTCGGACGGCGGGCCGAAGAGGTCGCCCTCTTGGCCAGGGGTATCGACGAGCGGCCGGTCGAGCCCAGGCAAGAGACGAAGTCGGTGGGGGTCGAGACAACCTTTGCTCACGATGTCCGCGACCGCGAACGGCTCCTCGCCGTCCTCGGTGACTTTGCCGCCGAGGTGGCCGACCGGTTGCGGGAGGGGCATTTTCTGGCCCGGACGGTGACGGTCAAGGTCCGGCTGGCCGACTTCACCAACCTCACCCGCAGCCAGACCCTGCACGAGCCGACCGACGAGGCCGGCGTCTTCGCCGAGGCCGCGGCGGGCCTCGCGGAGCGGGCCATTCCGGGGACCAGTCCGGTCCGCCTGATCGGTCTGGCCGCCTCCAATCTCCTCCGACCGGGTGACTTCTATCAGGTCGGACTGCCTTTCTAG
- a CDS encoding YicC/YloC family endoribonuclease, which produces MIRSMTGYGRAEMANGQRKVVVEVRSVNHRFSEVVIRMQKDLSPLEERIRNLVQAKVSRGRVDVTVIREAYGERRRRVEVDQELASSYYEKLRELGQSLGLRAQTKLDLIARLPDVFNITEVPEDIERLWESLSPAVDQALDAMLAMREREGERLRADLVGRLASIEDHTGAIEERAPQTVEDYRRRLADRVKEILPGVEIDEGRLATEVVLFAERSNVTEEIVRLRSHLAQMRQSLEQSEAVGRRLDFLLQEMNREINTIGSKASDGQIAKVVIEVKSELEKIREQVQNIE; this is translated from the coding sequence ATGATCCGGAGCATGACCGGCTACGGTCGGGCGGAGATGGCTAATGGTCAGCGCAAAGTGGTGGTGGAGGTCCGGTCGGTCAATCACCGGTTCTCCGAAGTCGTCATCCGGATGCAGAAAGACCTGAGCCCGCTGGAGGAACGGATCCGTAACCTGGTGCAGGCCAAGGTCAGCCGGGGCCGGGTCGATGTGACGGTCATCCGGGAGGCCTACGGTGAGCGCCGCCGCCGGGTCGAGGTTGACCAGGAGCTGGCCTCCTCGTACTATGAGAAACTCAGGGAGCTCGGGCAGTCACTGGGGCTGCGAGCCCAAACCAAGCTGGACCTGATCGCCCGGCTCCCGGATGTCTTCAACATCACCGAGGTCCCCGAGGACATCGAACGACTCTGGGAGTCCCTGTCCCCCGCGGTCGATCAGGCCCTGGACGCCATGCTCGCCATGCGTGAGCGGGAGGGCGAACGCCTGCGGGCCGACCTCGTGGGCCGCTTGGCCAGCATCGAAGACCACACCGGGGCCATCGAGGAGAGAGCGCCGCAGACCGTCGAGGACTACCGCCGACGACTGGCCGACCGAGTCAAGGAGATCCTCCCGGGCGTGGAGATCGACGAGGGTCGTCTGGCGACGGAGGTCGTCCTTTTCGCTGAACGAAGTAACGTCACTGAGGAGATAGTTCGCCTCAGAAGCCACCTTGCCCAGATGCGGCAGAGTCTGGAACAGTCAGAAGCCGTTGGGCGCCGTCTGGACTTCCTACTCCAGGAGATGAACCGCGAGATCAACACCATTGGCTCGAAAGCCAGTGACGGCCAGATAGCCAAGGTCGTCATCGAGGTCAAGAGCGAGTTGGAGAAGATCCGGGAGCAAGTCCAGAACATCGAATAG
- a CDS encoding LL-diaminopimelate aminotransferase, which translates to MRRAKRIETIPPYIFAQMDKRKAELTARGADVIALGIGDPDQPTPDWIVEEMGRAIKKPAYHRYPDYEGSKAYREGLADWYRRRFSVDLDPDKEVMALIGSKEGLAHLIWAYVDPGDVVLIPDPAYPVYRTHTLLCGGDPYLLPLLPKNKFLPDLEAIPAEIARRAKILFINYPNNPTSAVADLDFFCRAVDFCRRYDILLASDNAYAEMTYDDFVAPSALSVEGAKDVAVEFYSFSKPFNMTGWRIAAMVGNQDAIGALGIIKTNTDSGQFTAIQEAAVAGFDHRPRDFFVKMNEMYARRRDVFIAGMNSLGWPLEKPKGTFYVWVPTPPGQTSGEFAGVCLEKAAVVVTPGVAYGPHGEGFVRVALTVPEERLKEAVDRLAKAGVRYR; encoded by the coding sequence ATGAGAAGGGCCAAGCGGATCGAGACCATTCCCCCGTATATCTTCGCCCAGATGGACAAGCGTAAGGCGGAACTGACCGCCCGGGGCGCCGACGTGATCGCCCTGGGCATCGGCGACCCCGACCAGCCCACCCCGGATTGGATCGTCGAGGAGATGGGCCGGGCCATCAAGAAGCCGGCCTACCACCGCTACCCGGACTACGAGGGTTCCAAAGCCTACCGAGAAGGGCTGGCCGACTGGTACCGACGCAGGTTCTCCGTCGACCTCGACCCCGACAAGGAAGTCATGGCCCTGATCGGATCCAAAGAGGGGCTGGCCCATCTCATCTGGGCCTATGTCGATCCGGGAGACGTCGTCCTGATCCCCGACCCGGCTTACCCCGTCTACCGGACCCATACCCTCCTGTGCGGCGGTGACCCGTATCTTCTCCCCCTGCTCCCGAAGAACAAGTTCCTGCCCGACCTGGAGGCCATCCCGGCCGAGATCGCCAGGAGGGCCAAGATCCTCTTCATCAACTACCCGAACAACCCCACGTCGGCCGTGGCCGACCTTGACTTCTTCTGCCGGGCGGTGGACTTCTGCCGCCGCTACGACATCCTCTTGGCCAGCGACAACGCCTACGCCGAGATGACCTACGACGACTTCGTGGCCCCCAGCGCCCTGTCCGTCGAGGGGGCCAAGGACGTGGCGGTGGAATTCTACAGCTTCTCGAAGCCCTTCAACATGACCGGCTGGCGGATCGCGGCCATGGTCGGTAACCAGGACGCCATCGGGGCCCTCGGGATCATCAAGACGAACACCGACTCCGGTCAGTTCACGGCCATTCAGGAGGCCGCCGTGGCCGGTTTCGACCATCGACCGCGGGACTTCTTCGTAAAGATGAACGAGATGTATGCCCGCCGCCGGGATGTCTTCATCGCCGGGATGAACTCTCTGGGCTGGCCGCTGGAGAAGCCCAAGGGGACCTTCTACGTCTGGGTTCCGACCCCGCCAGGTCAGACCTCCGGAGAGTTCGCCGGGGTCTGCCTGGAGAAGGCCGCCGTGGTGGTCACGCCAGGGGTCGCCTACGGTCCGCACGGCGAGGGGTTCGTCAGGGTCGCCCTGACCGTGCCCGAGGAGCGGTTGAAGGAAGCCGTCGACCGGCTGGCCAAGGCGGGGGTCCGGTACCGCTGA
- the dapF gene encoding diaminopimelate epimerase — MRFVKLQGAGNDYLFINGFETKIDEEDLPELAERMSDRHFGVGADGIILILPSKKADFRMRMFNADGTEGEMCGNGIRGFSKYVHDRKMADGKQLTIETGAGLIKTEIIQEDHGRAIAVRVDMGRPRLARRDIPVSGEPADQRVIGEEIEVEGRRMKFTAISMGNPHAVFVVDQVSGIDLPRIGPQIENHSLFPRRTNVEFVQVVTGDELIMRVWERGSGITLACGTGASASVVACSLNGLAARRALVRVDGGQLLVDWAADDHVYLTGPTVEVFAGDYPY; from the coding sequence TTGCGCTTCGTAAAACTTCAGGGTGCGGGCAACGATTATCTGTTCATCAACGGCTTCGAGACCAAGATTGACGAGGAAGACCTCCCGGAATTGGCGGAAAGGATGAGCGACCGACACTTCGGGGTCGGCGCCGACGGCATCATCCTCATCCTGCCGTCGAAGAAGGCCGACTTCCGGATGCGGATGTTCAACGCCGACGGGACCGAGGGTGAGATGTGCGGCAATGGCATCCGCGGCTTCTCCAAATATGTCCATGACCGGAAGATGGCCGACGGCAAGCAATTGACCATCGAGACCGGGGCCGGCTTGATCAAGACTGAGATCATCCAGGAGGACCACGGACGGGCCATCGCCGTCCGGGTCGACATGGGTCGGCCGCGGCTCGCCCGGCGGGACATCCCGGTGAGCGGGGAACCTGCCGACCAGCGGGTCATCGGGGAGGAGATCGAGGTCGAGGGCCGGCGGATGAAGTTCACCGCCATCTCCATGGGGAACCCTCACGCCGTCTTCGTCGTCGATCAGGTCAGCGGGATCGACCTGCCCAGGATCGGCCCGCAGATCGAGAATCACTCGCTCTTTCCGCGGCGGACCAACGTCGAGTTCGTCCAGGTCGTGACCGGTGATGAGTTGATCATGCGGGTCTGGGAGCGCGGTTCCGGGATCACCCTGGCCTGCGGGACCGGGGCCTCGGCCTCGGTCGTGGCCTGTTCCCTGAATGGTCTGGCCGCCCGTCGGGCCCTCGTCCGCGTGGACGGAGGCCAACTGCTTGTCGACTGGGCCGCCGACGACCACGTCTACCTGACCGGCCCGACGGTCGAGGTCTTCGCCGGCGACTATCCATACTGA